The Apostichopus japonicus isolate 1M-3 chromosome 3, ASM3797524v1, whole genome shotgun sequence region TAACACATAAACATAATTAATATACATTAAGAAACGGCTACGACTTGCAAAGTGTCTGAAACTGTTTGCCGTTAACAGCATAGCAGGTGTTACATTAAGAGTGTTGATACCAGTTTTGTCATAATGAttcattcaataaaatatgactgTGAAATCTGAAATAACATCATAATATGATATAGCATTGTTTCGATTATGTTATTGTATTAGTGAAACAATATCTCACTTGCTAAATAGGtatttgaaaaagaagaaaaaataacgtTGATAAACATACCAAATGGTTTAATACGCAATCCCATCTTCACAAATGGGAAATACAGAAACAAACCAGCCAATACAAACAATGCTGCAAATAACCAGGGTAGGGATGGATCATCGATCACTGGTGCCAACACGAGATAAATCGAAAAAATTACCACTAAAAGTGGAATTACTAACGGAATCTAAAACAAGAGAAGCAATCAGAAAAAAGTATGAAATCATGACTTAATAATGACGATACGTTGGACGGATATAACAGACTAAGTTAACGTTTTAACGGTCTTGTAGTTTACATTACAGTTTATTTGACTTACAAATACACAGTAATGATATTTACTATAatgatttattgttattaagtACAATTACAGGATAATAAATGTGTTAGcagcagttttttttataacatgGAATACCTCAAACTTAGTCTTAAACAAGCTTACAACCATATGCAGTAATTATAAATTCAGATGAATGGGAGATTAACAAACACGATTTATGATATTTGTTAATCAAAATCTATGTTCAATTCATGCTtttgcaagaattatataaataaaGTCATATATAAAGTCATGTGATATTCTAAgcgtttttgttttaatctcaCCCTTATTGGTCTCTTCCATTCCGGATGGGTAAATCGAAGTACAATATGAGCCAGACATGAAAGTCCATAGAACATCCAAGACGTGAAACTAAAATAATTCACCAGAGAATCAAAGTCATTCGGGATGACCATCACAATGGCAATCACACCCTTTTGACGAAAGAataataacaagaaaataaatccATATGGCAAGGTGCAAAAACGTTACAAAATGGCGTCGAGGAGGGTACGTTAAATTTTAGCTTTATTccagaattattgtaaaagataAACCCAAATTTTGACAGAATTTCCATTCGGCCAATTCCAGATGGACTAAAAGTTGCTCTGTTAAAATATCTAGCTTAAGACAGAGATTCTTCGATACAATCCCAGAATAACATCTACAAAAATAAAGCTTATATTAGTTCAATCCCATTCCAAGTACGGGAACATAAGTCGAGCTTTTGATGAATTCCAAGATACTCCTTTTTGCAAGTACATAATACTGTTTATAATTCAATCCAGTAGAATCGCTCACTTAAATTTAACTTCCTTAAAAGATATTTGAGGCTGCACAAATTCCTTAAACTACTTAACGAACGATAGTAACAAAAAAAGTGATAGAAAGCATTAAGTCTGATGTTTCAAGTATTTTCATGCGCGTAAAAGAAATATATGTGTTATCAGGCTAATAATGAATACCGAGGAAACTAAGAGGATAGCGAAGCGGACTGCAGATATCGTTGCGCTGATTGTACGTGTAATTCGTGTATTTATTCGTAGTACGAAAAAGTAATAAATACGAAATTGGAGTGTTTAATGCACACAAAATCCATGTTTACATGAATAAAACTGATAGCATGCCTGCCACGTGTGAGGCTCGAACTCACGACCTTCAGATTATGAGACTGACGCGCTGCCGACTGCGCCAACGAGGCTTGCTGTCAGAATGTCTCTACTATGGAAATGGTAGCTAAGTAAACAATGATAAATTTAATACAGACAAGTGTCACATATAATGTTTACAGTGGTTTGAAATTGTAAGAAGAGCTTTTCTACGTGTTAAGCGTTCCTAAAAgcaaacataaataaaaaatgaacagACGTTGAATGCAGAagttcatgctttcatgaatAAAACTGATAGCATGCCTGCCACTTGTGAGGCTCGAACTCACGACCTTCAGATTATGAGACTGACGAGCTGCCGACTGCGCCAACGAGGCTTGCTGTCAGAATGTCTCTACTATGGAAATGGTAACTAAGTAAACAATGATAAATTTAATACAGACCAGTGTCACATATAATGTTTACAGTGGTTTGAAATTGTAAGAAGAGCTTTTCTACGTGTTAAGCGTTCCTAAAAgcaaacataaataaaaaatgaacagACGTTGAATGCAGAAGTTCATgctttcataaataaaactgatAGCATGCCTGCCACGTGTGAGGCTCGAACTCACGACCTTCAGATTATGAGACTGACGCGCTGCCGACTGCGCCAACGAGGCTTGCTGATACATAACAGAATGTCTCTTCTATGGAAATGGTAGCTAAGTAAACAATGATCAATTTAAAATACAGACCAGTGTCGCATATAATGTTAAAAGATGTTTGAAATTGTAAGAAGAGTTTTTCTACGCGTTAAGCGTTCCTAAAAGCAAACAGAACTTAAAAATGAACAGACGTTGAATGTAGAAGTTCATGCTTTCGTGAATAAAACTGATAGCATGCCTGCCACGTGTGAGGCTCGAACTCACGACCTTCAGATTATGAGACTGACGCGCTGCCGACTGCGCCAACGAGGCTTGCTGTCAGGATGTCTCTACTATGGAAATGGTAGCTAAGTAAACAATGATAAATTTAATACAGACAAGTGTCACATATAATGTTTACAGTGGTTTGAAATTGTAAGAAGAGCTTTTCTACGTGTTAAGCGTTCCTAAAAgcaaacataaataaaaaatgaacagACGTTGAATGCAGAagttcatgctttcatgaatAAAACTGATAGCATGCCTGCCACGTGTGAGGCGCGAACTCACGACCTTCAGATTATGAGACTGACGCGCTGCCGACTGCGCCAACGAGGCTTGCTGTTAGAATGTCTCTACTATGGAAATGGTAACTAAGTTAACAATGATAAATTTAATACAGACCAGTGTCACACATAATGTTAAAAGTTGTTTCTACGTGTTAAGCGTTCCTAAAAGCAAACAGAATTTATCAATGAACATACATTGAATGTAGAagttcatgctttcatgaatAAAACTGATGGCATGCCTGTCACGGGTGAGGCTCAAACTCACGACCTTCAGATTATGAGACTGACGCGCTGCCGACTGCGCCAACGAGGCTTGCTGCATCACAGAATGTCTCTACTGTTAGTCAGCAATTTAATGATAACTTGTTGATGCagttgttttaaattgtttgcCGGAAAGTGAAGGAAAGTTTCTCCTTCTTAAAACTTCCCCTACTGTCTTCAAAATCAGACTATCAAATTGAAAGCATGCAtgggaaatatataatattcatgtttttcatgaataacatttattaaaaaaaaaacgaattgaAAAGGAAACACACGAAAGAACAAACCTCAAAGATTAGAGCTGCCATGGGTGTCTTGCGGTGTACATTCACCATGGAAACAATGCTGATCATGTGACCTTCCCGACTACAGACCATCGCTAATCTAATagaaaagtatatattttataattaattaataattattactttGTGGTCTTATTGACccataaaaaatattgaaaagtttAGAAAAGACAATTTACGGAAACACTTGATGATAAGAACAAAGATTCTCGCCTTGAAAGTTCAGATTTCATCTATCATTAAAAGATGTTTCACAAAACTAAAAGAAGTGGGTGTAATAAAAGGGAGACGTTTTATATCCTCAACAAATTTCCTGTCATCGAAACAGCTTCGGGAACCTCAAGGGAAAATTGCATTtcaaatttcagaaaatttcatCCGATGCTGCAGATAGGGGCCTAGAGGACTAGCAGATATATGCTAgtcttttatttcttgttttttgttgtttctttgcttgtttcattgtttgtgtctgttctgttctgttctggtGGGGCGAGGGGTTCTGCTGTGTTAAACTTACGAACGATAACATATCTAAAATACTGAATAATGATTGATTCATCAAGAAgaagagatgaaaaaaaataaacaagcgttaatatttatttgtaactCACAACTATTGAAGTTATCAAGTAGTGTTTATATTGTTAATCTTCATTTGATAGAGGTGCACGAAGGACAATCGAAAAAAAGGTAAACAAACCTGGCAGCCGTGAATAGGATACCGTTGGAAGCACCAAATGTTGAGAAGCAGACACAAAGAGGTATGATCCAAGCCATTGGTCCGAGCATGCGGTTTGCAAAAGTCTGAATAAGAAATAAAGGAAACGTATTAATTGATAAAAACAAGCAGAGTAGCAGATCGCATCTTCTCCATGACGTAAGTGGTTGTTGGGTTACTTCTAGGTGCCTCTGGTTGCCATCTTTGTTAATAGGTTGAAATCCAGTTCTTAACGTATATTTTAGTTAAAAGTTAAGTAGAATTTGATATTACCAAACCATCACTGTTGTTTCGCGCAAGgcatcaaatttgggccaatttcaCTTCCGACCTACATTGTCCTTTCAACCTAACCCTCATCAGCCAAAAAGGAGAAAGTATATAAAGTGTATAAGAGGACTTTTGTCAATTATGTCGTATACAACCGGAAACTGGAATGCCTATGCCTGGTGTCTTCTGTTAGCATTTTTCCCCTCAAACTTATTTCGTAGTTCACGGATCCTTCCCCGTGTATGTGTATTATAGAAAATGTTCACAAATGCGATAAAAAATAAGTTGATGAAAATATATTGTTCGGTTGTTGTGAATATTGTTacgaatatataaataaatcgcaatctataaatttaaaggcagaaaaaaaaacgcTTTTTAAAACGAACCCACTAGTTGGTTTTCGATCCCGGTATGTTAAGCGGAATAATGATACATACCACTGCAACAGCGTTGGAAGCTAGGAGATCGTCTGGTGACAAAACAGTGAAGTATGCAATGTTGGTTAGCAAGTAGACTATGGTAACCAAGGGAATACCAATCATCACTGCCCGAGGAAGATTTctgcaaataaatatataaatatgctaaTTTAAATGAGAAGAAAcgccacatatatacaaataagcAAGATATGGTTTTTCTCGGGAATAGCATATCTTTAATAAAACTTCAGAATTTAAGATATTATTTCCTCAGCCAAGTTTCCATGACTTATTAAGTTCATTtacattattaaattattatcaaGGATGGTAATAGTCTTCTTAAATTACAGGAAGGGAATTTCATGGGTTCTCATCAAACATATTTGCAATATGTGCATATCTATAAGTGTTGTACGTACGAGTGTGAATTGCTTAGTCATTTAAAGTGTGGAAGGTTGCAGCAATCCAAAAAATTGAATCCCAAATCGGATGAAAAACATGTTGGTTGTGTTCCTACTTCTTTCATTGTCTTTTCTTACTTCTAACTGGCCTGAAATTGTATTCAAACCAGTGCtttctgtgttgtttttttctacAGTGGAATACGGGACTAATGGCAAGGCTGAGTTTAAAGCATCTGTCAACAGTGACTTACCTTTATAGTATAATTAAGTTTCTTTTATTACGCGGTTATCCCAGAGTAGAAACTTTACAACAGCACAAAGATCAATTTTTACAACTTAAATTAAGCTTACTTAGACTAAAGGTTGCTCCATAAAAGACTACTGGGCCTTAACTAAGTGTGTGAAACTTACCTTAACATATACGTTAGTAGTTTTCTGATTTAAAAATCTCATTGCTCACAAGTATTCCTATAGTGTTTTGGTTGACATATAATGCATTTGCGAATAGCAATGGAATGCGCTATTTGATTGTATTTGACATAACATTAATCAAATCCAGCtgtttataaattaataatgatgatCCATATTTGCTTTGATTCGTTTATGACATTGAataagattttgtttttcttaaaattttcaCAATTCACTTCAAAGCATACATACTTGTATGGATTCTGCAGTTCTTCTACGGCGTAATTGAGTTGATTCCTGGTAAAAGAATTCGAAGAACAAGAAAcccaagatatatatatatatatatatatatgtagttcgTTGGGGCTGTTTGGGAAATCCATATGTAATGAAGGGTACTTGAGGGTACTGCAAATGTAAAGGAAAGTCACTCCTAGCTTGCAACGGAATGATTGCCTTAAACATTGTAGAGCCGCACTAACGATGAACTGCGAAACATTGTAATTGTAGATATAACTGATATTTACCCGTCATAACAGAGCTATCACAGGACCAGCGATTAACACCATATAGTACCCCCCACATGATGCCCCCTCCCTGCTTTGATatgcttctttttttgtaagtcttgttgtaaatattcatagaGCACCCTCAACTTTGGAGTCCATGTATAGGGTACTTTTCTCCTCTGCATATTGGACAATGCGGCAATGCCTATCACTAACCAGccagtatacagtatgtcaaaAATAGAAGTTGCTGACGGCAACTACTCATTGATTGTGGGTCCTGTATTTACAATAACCACCAATATAACGCCTAATCAGAGCTAAAATAGTAAAATGTTTTGCACCTCTCAGATAGTACACATAATAACCTGAAATAATTAATTATGAAGTGAAACAAAGCAGTGGTATTGGTAACTGTATATAACCTTGTTACAAATTATTGCCGAAaacaatatgatttttttttaaatcactaCCAAAAATATTATCGTCTATTTGTGTTATTTAACACTgacatttgttaatattatgCAATCGCAATCGTAATATGGCACATAGTACCTTGCACACACCCACATCATCTCCCACATAACACAGCAAATAACTCAACACCCTATAGTATATGTACAGGTTTGACTTGTCTGTTTATTACCTATCGTATAAGTCAAAGCATTGTAATGCTTTATAATTTGCTGAGGAGTATCAGTTCCCACCGAATATAATCACACAAATAACATTACGTTACCAGCCTGTGAAGATAAGCATAGTTGCAGCAAAGTACACCTAAATCATCCCATTTATACTCAGTTCATAGTATCATTGGTTGGTGGTTATACCTACCATCCATCATAAGCCCATAGCCCTTGGTAAAATGCAATGCCATAAGCAAAAATCCTAGTGGATGACCCATCAAATGAGACGCTGGGACTGATGTATTCTGTGTGACCTGTAAATGGAAATTCAAAAGTAGCTTTGATCGTTGCTATACAAGATTCCTCTGCCGGTGACTGATCAACGTTACCACGATTATTACGTCATGTTTTTGGGATGACCGAATCAAAGCCGGTATGGCTTTGAGGGTCCTTAATTAGGCCGACGAACTTTATTTTGTAGGTTCCTAACAGGTGATTGAAGAGTGCCATTAGTTTGCAGGGTTTTTTCCTTTCATAAATCTAGTTCATATGCACCAAAAACTAGTCTTTTGTATATTCTGCAAGATACTTCAATGGTCATGATGTGGTATATGAAACCACCAAAATGATAATTTCAATGCATGTCCTTTTCTTAATTTCTACTACAGCTGAAAGATTCTTCTACGTACAGTCCTGCACTCCCCCACATTTGAAAAGACCCACTccgcccccttccccccttgTCACCGTGGCTACGATTTTACTTTACTACCAACATTCATACATGAATCAAGTAGATACCAACAACCCTCATTTCAGACGTAGCTCAGATAACACGAAAGAATTCtt contains the following coding sequences:
- the LOC139965602 gene encoding b(0,+)-type amino acid transporter 1-like, whose translation is MAKGNKVEKRNVNVPPNGAQDDTSNQKESLQRNVSLIGGIAFIVGSMIGSGIFISPKGVLRQTNSVGMSLVVWAVCGAVAMLGSLSYAELGTMMPTSGGEFSYMKDGFGPPLAFMYSWVAVLLIKTSSLSAISTVFGQYAAEAFYSSPECPPPVYVIKMLTVTAIVLLIVINCISSKSATSLQVAMTAAKLFALVLIICVGIVRIFQGHTEYISPSVSFDGSSTRIFAYGIAFYQGLWAYDGWNQLNYAVEELQNPYKNLPRAVMIGIPLVTIVYLLTNIAYFTVLSPDDLLASNAVAVTFANRMLGPMAWIIPLCVCFSTFGASNGILFTAARLAMVCSREGHMISIVSMVNVHRKTPMAALIFEGVIAIVMVIPNDFDSLVNYFSFTSWMFYGLSCLAHIVLRFTHPEWKRPIRIPLVIPLLVVIFSIYLVLAPVIDDPSLPWLFAALFVLAGLFLYFPFVKMGLRIKPFDYITLFMQQLLQSAPSKFVAPEDDSKESTDL